DNA from Bradyrhizobium japonicum USDA 6:
CCACGCTGCCGGGCGCGGCAGCTCCTGTGTGTGCGATACGGTACGAACTTTAGATGAGATTGCGAAAATACTAATACGGCCGTCGCGCCGTCCCCGCATGCAGCAAACTCAGAAAGACCCGGACAACTTGCGGGCGGACCGCCATCCTTAGGCCTTCCGCCGCTCATGTCTGCTGGTGCAGTAAGAGCGGACTTCGATTAGGACCGCGTGGAGGTCTGAAAGTGATTCGAAGCGGACCACGAACATTAACGGGGATCGTTGCTCTGCCCTAATTGTCTCTCGATCGCTACCTTATCGATGATCGACCACACCGCTTTTATTCTCCGCTCGTCGAACTCATAGAAGACGTTCTCGGCGAAGGAAACCCTTCGCCCATCAACGTCAAGGCCGAGGAAATTTCCTCTTGGCGTGCAGTTAAATCCGAGCCTGCTCGCAATGCGCGGTGGATCGCATACTATGAGTTGAATATCGAAATGAAGGTCCGGAATTTCGCGGAAATC
Protein-coding regions in this window:
- a CDS encoding ester cyclase, producing MVDTTLSTTYREYIDCLNRQNWAELEQFVHVDVHHNGERIGLSGYREMLERDFREIPDLHFDIQLIVCDPPRIASRLGFNCTPRGNFLGLDVDGRRVSFAENVFYEFDERRIKAVWSIIDKVAIERQLGQSNDPR